A genome region from Marinobacter panjinensis includes the following:
- a CDS encoding enoyl-CoA hydratase/isomerase family protein: MSNQAVIFEELEAAGGKRIGVARLNTPRSMNALSLEMIHLLKPRLDQWAADDAIGAVWLEGEGDKALCAGGDIVALYRDMTEPRSDSRSASEGDTFFTDEYELDYQIHTYPKPFIVWGNGLVIGGGLGLMSGGSHRVVTEHTRVAMPEVSIGLYPDVGAGWFLNKMPGRTGLFLGLTGARMNGADAIFTGLADRFIRHDMRDEVKQALQQSDFGDEAHGAVSKVLRRFEAGSREAMPQSVVREHFDVIQALTDGDSLMEVVDNLGQYAGEDPWLIKAVKTVAAASPASMTLTWQHYHNTLHDSLSQVFDKELRISKRSLKMGEFAEGVRALLIDKDLKPRWHFPTLESVDPEWIDRFFMES, translated from the coding sequence ATGAGCAATCAAGCAGTCATTTTTGAAGAACTGGAAGCTGCCGGCGGCAAACGCATCGGTGTTGCGCGGCTGAACACACCTCGTTCCATGAACGCACTGTCGCTGGAAATGATCCATCTGCTGAAGCCCAGGCTGGACCAATGGGCCGCGGACGACGCCATCGGCGCTGTCTGGCTGGAAGGCGAGGGCGACAAGGCCCTGTGTGCCGGTGGCGACATTGTGGCGCTGTACCGGGATATGACCGAACCCCGGTCCGACAGTCGTTCCGCCAGTGAAGGGGATACGTTCTTTACCGACGAGTACGAACTGGACTACCAGATACACACCTACCCCAAGCCGTTTATCGTCTGGGGTAACGGCCTTGTCATTGGCGGTGGCCTGGGCCTGATGTCAGGCGGCTCTCACCGGGTGGTAACAGAACATACCCGCGTGGCAATGCCGGAAGTGAGCATTGGCCTGTATCCGGATGTGGGCGCAGGCTGGTTCCTGAATAAAATGCCGGGGCGCACCGGGTTGTTCCTGGGGCTGACCGGCGCACGTATGAACGGGGCAGATGCCATCTTCACCGGGCTTGCAGACCGTTTTATTCGCCATGACATGCGCGACGAGGTCAAGCAGGCTCTGCAACAGTCCGACTTTGGCGACGAAGCCCATGGTGCTGTCAGTAAGGTATTGCGCCGGTTCGAGGCAGGCTCCCGCGAGGCAATGCCGCAGTCCGTGGTGCGCGAGCACTTTGATGTGATCCAGGCGCTTACCGATGGCGATTCATTAATGGAAGTGGTGGATAACCTGGGCCAGTACGCCGGCGAAGACCCGTGGCTGATCAAGGCGGTCAAGACCGTTGCGGCGGCGTCACCGGCTTCCATGACACTGACCTGGCAGCACTATCACAACACCTTGCATGACAGCCTGTCCCAGGTTTTCGACAAGGAGCTTCGGATATCAAAACGCAGCCTGAAAATGGGGGAATTTGCAGAAGGCGTACGGGCACTGCTGATCGACAAGGATCTCAAGCCACGCTGGCATTTCCCCACACTGGAAAGCGTGGACCCTGAGTGGATCGATCGGTTCTTTATGGAGTCCTGA
- the mmsB gene encoding 3-hydroxyisobutyrate dehydrogenase: protein MATITFIGLGNMGGPMASNLVKAGHNLTVFDLSSEAVKALTSEGAKSAATIQEAVEGAEVVISMLPAGQHVESVYLGDNGLLKILPSSTLVIDSSTIAPETAKGVAEAAVAAGITFMDAPVSGGVGGAKAGTLTFICGGEADAFERARPILDGMAKNIFHAGPHGAGQIAKICNNMLLAILMSGTSEALALGVKNGLDPAVLSEIMKQSSGGNWALNVYNPWPGVMEGVPASRNYEGGFLVDLMNKDLGLAFDNAVKNHAPIPMGSLARNLFELHAGEGNGGLDFSSIQKFYYRGQS from the coding sequence ATGGCGACTATCACGTTTATCGGTCTTGGCAACATGGGCGGGCCCATGGCCTCCAATCTCGTCAAGGCAGGCCACAACCTGACGGTGTTTGATCTGTCCTCAGAGGCGGTCAAGGCACTCACCAGCGAAGGCGCGAAATCCGCGGCGACCATCCAGGAAGCGGTGGAAGGCGCGGAGGTGGTGATTTCCATGCTGCCAGCCGGCCAGCATGTGGAATCGGTTTACCTGGGTGACAATGGCCTGCTGAAAATCCTGCCGTCCAGCACGCTGGTGATCGACTCGTCGACCATTGCGCCGGAAACCGCAAAGGGCGTGGCCGAAGCGGCCGTTGCCGCTGGCATTACCTTTATGGACGCACCGGTGTCCGGTGGTGTCGGTGGTGCCAAAGCCGGCACTTTGACGTTTATCTGCGGTGGCGAGGCAGATGCCTTCGAGCGTGCCAGGCCCATTCTTGATGGCATGGCCAAGAACATCTTTCATGCCGGCCCTCACGGCGCCGGCCAGATTGCCAAGATCTGCAACAACATGCTGCTGGCCATCCTGATGAGCGGCACCAGCGAGGCCCTGGCCCTGGGCGTAAAGAACGGGCTGGACCCCGCCGTGCTCTCGGAAATCATGAAGCAGAGCTCTGGCGGCAACTGGGCGTTGAACGTCTACAATCCCTGGCCGGGTGTGATGGAAGGCGTACCGGCTTCACGCAATTACGAAGGTGGTTTCCTGGTTGACCTGATGAACAAGGATCTGGGCCTGGCCTTCGACAACGCCGTCAAGAATCACGCGCCCATTCCCATGGGTTCGCTGGCCCGCAACCTGTTTGAGCTGCATGCCGGTGAGGGTAACGGTGGGCTGGACTTCTCCAGTATCCAGAAATTCTATTACCGCGGGCAAAGCTGA
- a CDS encoding CoA-acylating methylmalonate-semialdehyde dehydrogenase, protein MKNVPLYIAGELVESQTDQWIDVTDPATNEVIARAPCTTADEMRRAIDNAGEVFKAWKETPVSERARVMMRYQALLKEHHDEIAEILSSETGKTFEDAKGDVWRGIEVVEHAANVPSLMMGETVENVAREVDTYSYTQPLGVCAGITPFNFPAMIPLWMFPMAIACGNTFILKPSEQDPLTPMKLAELFEQAGAPKGVLQVVHGGKEQVDVLLTDPAIKAVSFVGSVPVGRYIYETGTRNMKRVQSFAGAKNHMVVLPDADKDQVVRALVGASVGAAGQRCMAISVAVFVGEAQEWIPEVKEALAAAKPGAWNDKSASYGPIISQKAKERVESLITRGEQEGANLLLDGRNCTVDGLPDGNWVGPTLFSGVKTDMDIYKEEIFGPVLCCMEVDTLADAIALVNDSPYGNGTSIFTNSGGAARRYQHEIEVGQVGINVPIPVPLPFFSFTGWKGSFYGDQHAYGKQAVKFYTETKTITARWFNSDAVAETNFSIRMR, encoded by the coding sequence ATGAAAAACGTACCCCTTTATATCGCCGGTGAGCTCGTAGAGAGCCAGACCGACCAGTGGATTGACGTCACCGATCCAGCCACCAACGAAGTGATTGCGCGCGCGCCCTGCACCACAGCTGACGAAATGCGACGCGCCATCGACAACGCCGGTGAAGTGTTCAAGGCCTGGAAAGAAACCCCGGTTTCCGAACGCGCCCGGGTAATGATGCGCTACCAGGCACTGCTGAAAGAACACCACGACGAAATTGCCGAGATTCTCTCCAGTGAAACCGGCAAAACCTTCGAGGACGCCAAGGGCGACGTATGGCGTGGTATCGAGGTTGTGGAGCATGCGGCCAACGTGCCATCGCTGATGATGGGCGAAACCGTCGAGAACGTGGCCCGCGAAGTTGACACCTACTCCTACACCCAGCCCCTGGGTGTCTGTGCCGGTATCACCCCGTTCAACTTCCCGGCGATGATTCCGCTGTGGATGTTCCCCATGGCCATCGCCTGCGGGAACACCTTTATCCTCAAGCCGTCGGAGCAGGACCCGCTGACCCCGATGAAGCTGGCGGAGCTGTTTGAACAGGCCGGCGCACCCAAGGGTGTATTGCAGGTGGTTCACGGCGGCAAGGAACAGGTGGATGTACTGCTGACCGACCCGGCCATCAAGGCAGTCTCCTTCGTCGGTTCCGTGCCGGTTGGTCGTTACATCTACGAAACCGGTACCCGCAACATGAAGCGTGTGCAGAGCTTCGCCGGCGCCAAGAACCACATGGTTGTGCTGCCGGATGCGGACAAGGATCAGGTGGTCAGGGCCCTGGTAGGCGCATCGGTTGGTGCTGCCGGCCAGCGTTGCATGGCCATTTCCGTGGCAGTGTTTGTGGGCGAGGCCCAGGAATGGATCCCGGAAGTGAAGGAAGCCCTGGCCGCAGCCAAGCCGGGCGCCTGGAACGACAAGTCTGCCAGCTACGGGCCGATCATCAGCCAGAAAGCAAAAGAGCGGGTGGAGTCACTGATTACCCGCGGTGAGCAGGAAGGCGCCAATCTGCTGCTGGACGGCCGTAACTGCACCGTCGACGGCTTGCCGGATGGCAACTGGGTTGGCCCCACGCTGTTCTCGGGCGTCAAGACAGACATGGATATCTACAAGGAAGAAATCTTCGGCCCGGTGCTGTGCTGCATGGAAGTGGATACCCTGGCGGATGCCATCGCCCTCGTGAATGACAGCCCCTACGGTAACGGCACCTCCATCTTTACCAACTCCGGTGGTGCGGCACGCCGCTACCAGCATGAAATCGAAGTGGGTCAGGTAGGCATCAACGTACCCATTCCGGTGCCCCTGCCGTTCTTCTCCTTCACCGGCTGGAAGGGTTCCTTCTACGGTGACCAGCATGCTTACGGCAAGCAGGCGGTGAAGTTCTACACCGAGACCAAGACCATTACTGCCCGTTGGTTCAACAGCGACGCAGTTGCGGAAACCAATTTCTCCATCCGCATGCGGTAA
- a CDS encoding PaaI family thioesterase, with protein MIVTFEELQAFLADQFPQGARYGSLEKLGDGWAEMKLDVDDEHLRPGGTVAGPAMMGLADVALYAALLGKIGLVPLAVTSNLNINFLRKPVSHSPIRAQARMLRIGKASGVGEVYIYSDGLEDPVAHATITYAIPAKR; from the coding sequence ATGATTGTTACCTTCGAGGAACTGCAGGCCTTCCTCGCCGACCAGTTTCCCCAGGGTGCCCGTTACGGCAGCCTGGAGAAGCTGGGTGACGGCTGGGCCGAAATGAAGCTGGATGTGGATGACGAGCACCTGCGCCCCGGTGGCACCGTTGCCGGCCCTGCGATGATGGGGCTGGCAGACGTCGCCCTTTACGCCGCGCTGCTGGGGAAGATCGGCCTGGTGCCGTTGGCAGTGACCAGCAACCTGAATATCAATTTCCTGCGCAAGCCGGTGTCCCACAGCCCGATTAGGGCGCAGGCCAGGATGCTGAGAATTGGCAAGGCCAGCGGCGTCGGCGAGGTTTATATCTACTCGGATGGCCTGGAAGACCCGGTGGCCCATGCCACCATCACCTATGCCATTCCGGCCAAGCGGTGA
- a CDS encoding acyl-CoA dehydrogenase family protein, with translation MNFDLTEDQLAFREAARAFAEKAMAPHAAKWDADHVFPVEVIREAGEMGFCGIYTPEAQGGMGLSRLDTSVIVEELAAACPSTAAYITIHNMATWMVAQFGNADIQKQIAPRMASGEWLGSYCLTEPGAGSDAGNLRTKATRDGDSYLLNGSKVFISGAGATQMLVVMARTGAPDSGPKGISAFVVPADSDGIHYGKAEEKMGWNSQPTRQITFENVRVPANNRLGEEGQGFMIAMKGLDGGRLNIATCSIGGAHAALLRARNYMHEREQFGQALAGFQALQFKLADMATNLVAARQMVRLAAYRLDQGDNEATLHCAMAKRFATDACFDVCNEALQLHGGYGYIREYPLERYVRDLRVHQILEGTNEIMRLIVARRLLEPGVAEAIQ, from the coding sequence ATGAACTTTGATCTGACGGAAGATCAGCTGGCCTTCCGCGAGGCCGCCAGGGCCTTCGCGGAAAAGGCCATGGCGCCCCACGCGGCGAAATGGGATGCGGACCATGTGTTTCCGGTAGAGGTGATCCGCGAAGCGGGTGAAATGGGCTTCTGTGGTATCTACACCCCGGAAGCCCAGGGCGGCATGGGGCTGTCACGGCTGGATACCAGCGTCATCGTGGAAGAGCTGGCGGCTGCCTGCCCTTCCACCGCCGCCTACATCACCATTCACAATATGGCCACCTGGATGGTGGCTCAGTTCGGTAACGCCGACATCCAGAAACAGATCGCGCCGAGAATGGCCAGCGGTGAATGGCTGGGCTCCTACTGCCTGACCGAACCGGGTGCCGGCTCCGATGCCGGTAACCTGCGCACCAAAGCCACCCGGGACGGCGACAGCTATCTGCTCAACGGCAGCAAGGTGTTCATCTCCGGCGCCGGCGCCACCCAGATGCTGGTAGTCATGGCCCGCACCGGCGCGCCGGACAGTGGCCCCAAGGGCATCAGTGCCTTCGTGGTGCCTGCCGACAGTGACGGTATCCACTACGGCAAGGCTGAGGAAAAGATGGGCTGGAACAGCCAGCCCACCCGCCAGATTACGTTCGAGAACGTCCGTGTGCCGGCCAACAACCGGCTCGGCGAGGAAGGCCAGGGCTTCATGATCGCCATGAAAGGGCTGGACGGCGGCCGCCTGAACATTGCCACCTGCTCTATCGGTGGCGCCCATGCAGCCTTGCTGCGCGCCCGTAATTACATGCACGAGCGTGAGCAGTTCGGCCAGGCCCTGGCGGGCTTCCAGGCGCTGCAGTTCAAGCTGGCGGACATGGCCACCAACCTGGTCGCAGCCCGGCAGATGGTCCGTCTGGCTGCCTACCGGCTGGATCAGGGCGACAATGAAGCCACCCTCCATTGCGCCATGGCCAAACGCTTTGCCACCGATGCCTGCTTTGATGTCTGCAACGAGGCGCTTCAGCTTCATGGTGGGTACGGCTATATCCGGGAATACCCGCTGGAGCGTTATGTGCGTGACCTGCGGGTGCACCAGATCCTGGAAGGCACCAACGAAATCATGCGGCTGATCGTGGCCCGCCGGCTACTTGAGCCCGGCGTGGCCGAGGCCATCCAATAA
- a CDS encoding crotonase/enoyl-CoA hydratase family protein, protein MTRPPVYTETNGAVITIVIDRPEKRNAVDRETANALRQAFTDFEKNDELKVAVLWGEGGNFCAGADLEAVGDPERRNDIEATGTASGPMGPSRMELSKPVIAAVAGYAVAGGLELALMCDLRVAEKTATFGVFCRRWGVPLIDGGTVRLPRIIGHGNAMDMILTGRPVNADEAKTMGLANRIVADGQARPAAEALAADIAGFPQKCLRADRQSAIHQWDMKLSDALAAEGAGGYPVVFEEAIEGAGRFAGGAGRHGAFNKPNNHNKPSEPS, encoded by the coding sequence GTGACCCGCCCACCCGTGTACACCGAAACCAATGGTGCAGTTATTACCATTGTCATAGACCGTCCCGAAAAACGTAACGCCGTTGACCGCGAAACCGCCAATGCCCTGCGCCAGGCTTTCACCGATTTCGAAAAGAACGATGAGCTGAAAGTGGCGGTTCTTTGGGGCGAAGGCGGCAACTTCTGCGCCGGCGCCGACCTGGAAGCCGTCGGCGACCCAGAACGGCGCAACGACATTGAGGCCACAGGGACAGCATCCGGCCCCATGGGCCCGTCCCGCATGGAACTGTCGAAGCCCGTCATTGCAGCGGTGGCCGGATATGCGGTTGCCGGCGGCCTGGAACTGGCGCTTATGTGCGACCTGAGAGTGGCGGAGAAAACCGCAACGTTCGGGGTATTCTGCCGCCGCTGGGGTGTACCACTGATTGATGGCGGGACGGTGCGCCTGCCCAGGATCATCGGCCACGGTAATGCGATGGACATGATCCTGACGGGGCGGCCGGTCAACGCCGATGAAGCCAAGACCATGGGGTTGGCGAACCGGATAGTAGCCGATGGCCAGGCCCGACCCGCCGCAGAAGCCCTGGCGGCAGACATTGCCGGCTTTCCCCAGAAGTGTTTGCGCGCCGATCGGCAGTCGGCTATTCACCAATGGGATATGAAACTGTCCGACGCCCTGGCTGCAGAAGGCGCCGGGGGCTATCCTGTGGTATTCGAAGAAGCTATCGAAGGTGCCGGCCGCTTTGCCGGCGGTGCCGGACGCCACGGAGCTTTCAATAAACCCAACAACCACAACAAACCCAGCGAGCCTTCATGA
- a CDS encoding glutathione peroxidase translates to MRALIAVIFILSSASVMAAECPAFLNHDLRKLHSSDSVNLCDIAAGKPMLVVNTASRCGYTGQFEGLEALHKEYSDKGLVVVGFASDDFRQEAATEEEAAKVCFVNFGVSFTMIAPSVVTGSEANPVFRAINSQSSQPRWNFHKYVLNARGEVVEAFPSRVKPDAPELRSAVERVVADR, encoded by the coding sequence ATGCGAGCCCTGATTGCCGTGATTTTCATCTTGTCTTCAGCGTCGGTGATGGCCGCTGAGTGTCCGGCCTTCCTCAATCATGACCTGAGAAAGCTGCACTCGTCGGATTCCGTCAACCTGTGCGACATCGCCGCCGGTAAACCCATGCTGGTGGTCAATACCGCCAGCCGCTGCGGCTACACCGGGCAGTTTGAGGGGCTCGAAGCACTGCATAAGGAGTACAGCGACAAGGGCCTGGTGGTCGTTGGCTTTGCCAGTGATGATTTCCGCCAGGAGGCGGCGACCGAGGAAGAGGCTGCCAAGGTCTGCTTTGTTAATTTTGGCGTCAGTTTCACCATGATTGCGCCCTCGGTGGTGACCGGAAGCGAAGCCAATCCGGTATTCCGGGCCATCAACAGCCAGAGCAGTCAGCCCCGCTGGAACTTTCACAAGTATGTGCTGAATGCCCGGGGCGAGGTTGTGGAGGCGTTTCCCAGTCGCGTTAAACCGGACGCCCCTGAACTTCGCAGTGCGGTTGAGCGGGTAGTTGCGGACCGCTGA
- a CDS encoding AMP-binding protein translates to MSLPEYQSVYDNFDPASLEAEVLEGSLDAGLNVCTEICDKWADDPQRVALYYEKADGGSGKLTFAELKEQSARFANYLTSRGIGKGDRVAALLPRSPELLIVIAGTLRAGAVYQPLFTAFGPGAIEYRFERASTKLVVTDPVNYPKLIEVKDCAPVVCVNAAEVSGDIPDFDKTLADQSAEFEPVLIKGSDPFLQMFTSGTVGKSKGVAVPAKALLAFYVYMKYAIDLRDDDVFWNVADPGWAYGLYYAVIGPLLMGHATHFNPGAFTPETTYDMIRKYKITNLAAAPTAYRLLKANDHVLPEGENLGLRVASSAGEPLNPEVVNWIERRHFCPVKDHYGQTETGMTCCNFHGLEHPVRPGSMGYSSPGHKVVALNEKNQEVGEGEIGQLAVDVKASPLFHFDGYTWGEKDPFVNGYYLTGDMVVNHGGGCFSFSGRDDDIITTAGYRVGPADVESTLLEHKAVAESGVVAKPDEKRGSIIKAYVVIKGDQEPENEDALKDELQELVRHRLSAHAYPREIEFVDELPKTPSGKIQRFVLRNQAKEEKHG, encoded by the coding sequence ATGAGCCTCCCGGAATACCAATCAGTCTATGACAATTTCGATCCCGCCAGCCTTGAAGCCGAGGTACTGGAGGGTAGCCTTGATGCGGGCCTGAACGTCTGCACGGAGATCTGTGACAAGTGGGCGGACGACCCCCAGCGGGTTGCCCTGTATTACGAAAAAGCGGACGGCGGCTCCGGCAAGCTCACCTTTGCCGAGCTGAAAGAACAATCCGCCCGGTTTGCGAATTACCTGACGTCCCGGGGCATTGGCAAAGGCGACCGGGTTGCTGCCCTGTTGCCCCGCAGCCCGGAGCTGCTCATCGTCATCGCTGGCACCCTGAGAGCCGGCGCTGTCTACCAGCCTTTGTTCACCGCCTTCGGCCCCGGTGCTATTGAATACCGCTTCGAGCGGGCCAGCACAAAGCTGGTGGTCACTGATCCCGTCAACTACCCCAAACTGATTGAAGTGAAGGACTGTGCGCCGGTGGTATGTGTCAACGCCGCCGAAGTGAGTGGTGACATCCCGGACTTTGACAAGACTCTGGCAGACCAGTCAGCGGAGTTTGAGCCAGTACTGATCAAGGGCAGTGATCCGTTCCTGCAGATGTTCACCTCGGGCACCGTGGGCAAGTCCAAGGGTGTGGCGGTGCCGGCCAAGGCGCTTTTGGCGTTCTATGTGTACATGAAGTACGCCATCGATTTGCGGGACGATGACGTGTTCTGGAACGTGGCTGATCCGGGCTGGGCTTACGGCCTTTATTACGCGGTGATTGGTCCGCTGCTGATGGGGCACGCGACCCACTTCAATCCGGGTGCTTTTACCCCGGAAACCACCTACGACATGATCCGCAAGTACAAAATTACCAACCTGGCGGCGGCACCCACCGCCTACCGGCTGCTGAAGGCCAATGACCATGTGCTGCCGGAGGGTGAAAACCTCGGTCTGAGGGTGGCCAGCAGTGCCGGCGAACCGCTGAACCCGGAAGTGGTGAACTGGATCGAGCGGCGCCACTTCTGCCCGGTCAAAGACCACTACGGCCAGACTGAAACCGGCATGACCTGTTGCAACTTCCATGGCCTTGAGCACCCGGTGCGCCCGGGTTCCATGGGCTACTCCTCGCCCGGCCACAAAGTCGTTGCGCTGAACGAGAAAAACCAGGAAGTGGGCGAGGGCGAAATCGGCCAGTTGGCGGTCGATGTGAAAGCCTCCCCGCTGTTCCACTTCGATGGCTACACCTGGGGCGAGAAAGACCCGTTTGTGAACGGCTATTACCTCACCGGCGATATGGTGGTGAATCACGGTGGCGGCTGCTTCTCCTTCAGCGGCCGCGACGATGACATCATCACCACCGCGGGTTACCGCGTCGGCCCGGCAGATGTGGAAAGCACCCTGCTGGAGCACAAGGCCGTTGCCGAATCCGGTGTGGTGGCCAAGCCCGATGAAAAGCGCGGCTCAATCATCAAGGCCTATGTGGTCATCAAAGGCGATCAGGAGCCGGAGAACGAAGACGCCCTGAAGGATGAGCTGCAGGAGCTGGTGCGCCACCGCCTGTCTGCTCACGCCTACCCGCGGGAAATCGAATTCGTGGATGAGCTGCCGAAAACCCCCAGTGGCAAGATCCAGCGCTTCGTTCTGCGTAACCAGGCGAAAGAAGAGAAGCACGGATGA
- a CDS encoding metallophosphatase domain-containing protein, with translation MRLVCISDTHSMHRQVQVPDGDILIHAGDCLGVGTLEELEDLDNWFAEQPHRHKILIAGNHDWCLQDEPAEAEALISNAIYLRDTGTEIEGLKFWGSPWTPVFFDWAFNLSRGPVIAERWEQIPADTDILITHGPPAGILDQVITATHSQSVGCDDLTQELERLRLKMHVFGHIHESHGQLNLNDCRFVNASTCDGSFKPLNPPIVVDL, from the coding sequence ATGAGACTGGTCTGCATATCGGATACCCACAGCATGCACCGTCAGGTTCAGGTGCCGGACGGCGACATCCTGATCCACGCCGGTGACTGCCTGGGGGTGGGCACCCTTGAGGAACTGGAAGACCTGGACAACTGGTTTGCCGAACAGCCCCACCGCCACAAGATCCTGATTGCCGGCAACCACGACTGGTGCCTGCAGGATGAGCCGGCAGAGGCCGAAGCACTGATCAGTAACGCGATTTACCTGCGGGATACTGGTACTGAAATTGAGGGCCTGAAGTTCTGGGGCAGTCCGTGGACGCCGGTGTTCTTCGACTGGGCCTTCAACCTTTCGCGCGGCCCGGTCATCGCGGAGCGATGGGAACAGATTCCCGCCGATACCGATATCCTGATCACCCACGGCCCACCGGCGGGCATTCTCGACCAGGTGATCACAGCCACCCACTCCCAGTCCGTGGGCTGCGACGACCTGACACAGGAACTGGAGCGGCTACGGTTGAAAATGCACGTGTTCGGACACATTCACGAAAGCCATGGTCAACTCAACCTGAATGACTGCCGGTTCGTTAATGCCAGCACCTGCGACGGCAGTTTCAAACCGCTGAATCCGCCAATCGTCGTGGACCTGTGA
- a CDS encoding AraC family transcriptional regulator yields MTRTSQWPVPPDSIRYVIPDPVIRSLSRHPLTRDLYPLAFGHYRRAAGHHMHREHHNDDLLIHCTEGEAYLNVEDEPCVVRAGDLVLIPAGAAHRYTAAPENPWTIHWVHYAGPLAENFRQHMGFTDDIRIQHIGRQPRLLVDFNGLLSVRQTGFRTPGLVHVANRLRQLLAAVPLSVGEASHTQQPDLDIIHNFMREHLDERITLGQLADLSGLSPAHFATRYRALTGVSPIQHFLHLKVEQACQMLDTTDHSFTQISNMLGYDDNYYFSRLFKKVMGQSPTDYRHTHRH; encoded by the coding sequence ATGACCAGAACCTCCCAATGGCCCGTGCCGCCAGACAGTATCCGTTATGTCATCCCGGACCCGGTTATACGTAGCCTGTCGCGGCACCCCCTGACCCGTGACCTGTACCCGCTGGCTTTTGGCCACTACCGCCGCGCCGCAGGCCATCACATGCACCGGGAACACCATAACGACGATCTTTTGATCCACTGCACGGAGGGCGAGGCCTACCTCAATGTCGAAGACGAACCCTGCGTGGTCCGGGCCGGCGACCTGGTACTGATTCCTGCAGGAGCTGCCCACCGATATACCGCCGCGCCGGAGAACCCATGGACAATCCATTGGGTGCACTACGCCGGCCCGCTGGCGGAAAATTTCCGTCAGCATATGGGGTTTACCGATGACATCCGCATCCAGCATATCGGGCGGCAGCCGAGGTTGCTGGTGGATTTCAATGGTTTGTTATCAGTGAGGCAAACCGGCTTCCGTACCCCCGGCCTCGTCCACGTGGCCAACCGCTTGCGGCAATTACTGGCAGCGGTTCCCCTGAGCGTTGGCGAGGCCAGTCACACCCAGCAGCCGGACCTGGACATCATCCACAACTTCATGCGGGAACACCTGGACGAACGCATTACCCTCGGCCAGCTAGCGGACCTTTCCGGCCTCTCGCCCGCCCATTTCGCCACCCGCTACCGGGCCCTGACCGGAGTGTCCCCCATCCAGCATTTCCTGCACCTGAAAGTAGAGCAGGCCTGCCAGATGCTGGACACCACGGACCATTCCTTCACCCAGATCAGCAATATGCTGGGGTACGACGACAACTATTATTTCTCCCGCCTGTTCAAGAAAGTCATGGGCCAGTCTCCGACAGACTACCGCCACACCCACCGCCATTGA
- a CDS encoding enoyl-CoA hydratase: MSELIQLEKRDHTAIITINNPPANTWTLDSLKALEETIEALNEDLNIFALVVTGQGEKFFSAGADLKSFADGDIANADLMGKAFGRAFSALSRFRGVSIAAVNGYAMGGGLECAMACDIRIAEEHAQMALPEATVGLLPCAGGTQNLPWLVGEGWAKRMILCGERIKADKALSIGLVEEVVPAGAALDKALELAHMASKQSPSSVARCKTLVMSARDGRSHDDGWRMERELFVDLFRTEDQREGVNAFLEKRKPEWKNR, encoded by the coding sequence ATGAGCGAACTGATTCAGCTGGAAAAACGCGACCACACCGCGATTATCACTATCAACAATCCACCGGCCAATACCTGGACGCTGGACTCCCTGAAGGCGCTGGAAGAGACCATCGAAGCGCTGAACGAAGACCTCAATATCTTTGCATTGGTGGTCACCGGCCAGGGCGAGAAGTTTTTCTCGGCCGGCGCGGATCTCAAGAGCTTTGCCGACGGTGATATTGCCAATGCCGACTTGATGGGCAAGGCCTTCGGCCGGGCCTTCAGTGCCCTGAGCCGTTTCCGTGGTGTGTCCATCGCGGCAGTCAACGGTTATGCCATGGGCGGTGGCCTGGAGTGTGCCATGGCCTGCGATATCCGCATCGCCGAAGAACACGCCCAGATGGCCCTGCCGGAAGCCACCGTGGGGCTGCTGCCCTGTGCCGGTGGCACCCAGAACCTGCCCTGGCTGGTGGGTGAAGGCTGGGCTAAGAGAATGATTCTCTGCGGCGAACGCATCAAAGCCGACAAGGCGCTGAGCATTGGCCTGGTGGAAGAAGTGGTGCCAGCTGGCGCCGCTCTGGACAAGGCTCTGGAACTGGCACACATGGCCAGCAAACAGAGCCCCTCGTCTGTCGCCCGCTGCAAAACCCTGGTGATGAGCGCCCGCGATGGCCGCAGCCACGACGACGGCTGGCGCATGGAGCGGGAATTGTTTGTGGATCTGTTCCGCACCGAAGACCAGCGTGAAGGAGTGAATGCGTTCCTTGAAAAGCGCAAGCCTGAATGGAAAAACCGATAA